A window of the Helianthus annuus cultivar XRQ/B chromosome 4, HanXRQr2.0-SUNRISE, whole genome shotgun sequence genome harbors these coding sequences:
- the LOC110936181 gene encoding uncharacterized protein LOC110936181 isoform X3: MNLQTLIPLVVIPTGIFLLLLYLTIRFYNHNKKQQQQPSSLQTGISKLHQQENIVNNKRLTNYYVLRTGVSSSKPLFNWSDNPSLVTDAVENGWSRFAFTNFVSLPSVQSSKSVFGHCGVVAGDGKDVEMMEIGWEVCQGSADFMQKIRINSGLRKVVTTTGSLMAAVSVVKSALPLPGPALGNSSPFPQEAYFEITILSTYEDEAETQTNGKRMANKGEWEKIKLNKESNNSNGVSTRGVLAKVEELKGRNGGKDIAEGKKEMVIVLSVGLAGGGSLPLKLPGSYPGSIGFNSDGSIYLEGPTNQANPGPGVP; the protein is encoded by the exons ATGAACCTCCAGACACTAATCCCCTTGGTAGTAATACCCACCGGAATATTCCTCCTCCTCCTCTACCTCACCATACGCTTCTACAACCATAacaaaaaacaacaacaacaaccatcatcTTTACAAACCGGAATTTCAAAACTCCACCAACAAGAAAACATTGTCAACAACAAACGTCTAACGAATTACTACGTTCTCCGAACAGGAGTTTCGTCGTCGAAACCTCTGTTTAACTGGTCGGACAACCCGTCCCTTGTGACGGACGCAGTGGAGAATGGTTGGTCGCGATTCGCGTTTACAAATTTTGTATCGTTGCCTTCGGTTCAATCGAGTAAATCGGTTTTTGGTCATTGTGGTGTTGTTGCTGGTGATGGGAAGGATGTGGAGATGATGGAAATTGGTTGGGAGGTTTGTCAAGGGTCCGCGGATTTTATGCAGAAGATTCGGATTAATTCGGGTTTAAGGAAAGTTGTCACGACGACGGGTTCGTTGATGGCGGCGGTTTCGGTTGTTAAATCGGCGTTGCCGTTGCCTGGGCCGGCGTTAGGGAATTCTTCGCCGTTTCCACAG GAAGCCTACTTtgaaattacgattttgtccacATACGAGGATGAAGCTGAAACACAAACAAATGGAAAGAGGATGGCAAATAAGGGAGAATGGGAGAAGATTAAGTTAAATAAGGAGAGCAATAATAGTAATGGTGTAAGTACAAGGGGTGTTCTTGCcaaagttgaagagttgaagGGCCGGAATGGTGGTAAGGATATAGCTGAGGGGAAAAAGGAAATGGTCATCGTGTTGTCGGTGGGGCTCGCCGGAGGTGGTTCGCTTCCGTTGAAGCTACCGGGAAGTTATCCGGGATCAATCGGCTTCAACTCTGATGGCTCTATTTATCTAGAAG
- the LOC110933222 gene encoding uncharacterized protein LOC110933222 — MGALKDLARSFSRLTQEEVDLFCLEHGIDKQFNPTAPACDASIDKPIPGFIALYCRHFEWSNLRYPFSFFVLNVLEYYRVSFGQVHPKGMARVLHFEVLCRALGYDPSLLLFRRFFRLAKNGDWFTFENTKVETCLVSSMVTTLGSWKNTFFWVSESIIPFKMVWRHPDAVLNDPEPSESELNDAFLSAIRGCPSRVRPFPEHLLVLLGVSDIWAKVDRDPVLMRNGLVMSALDFIKSDDTSDVVFEDAPTVPGENVVVRTSEQRFEGSGYVSVENVKGFTKSNVPKPSTRRLSRRLLKATPQSTSTEPVDLSDDIEVSEDQAEAEVEKEKELVVRGKKVRGKKGVATPVQESSSRDVEGLNPEGTYVPTWLVKNDDSFKDAAVCEDALSHLAPPSVRETIAEMDDNTMLSRMVLTTCNLAAMLPQGITRFRQRMREYEDFSKKKDKMKSSLASMKKEVAGFAEKEAAWKKETEDLKKMHATEMGDLKKSFEANLLKLKADREALSVQQKAFREEKEGLKASVGQVTADNQWLIEHGFQQVVTYLLHSKEFNSALGDVYTKLLNLGKHQGLTAGYKLHESGQPLEKSPMFRPEASDVFKASVEQMERLTYPYIHEVSSCFGKPLSVLQGLKPEGLNEKVCAEVLGSLSRKRSYSGDSDDTLSSLPETSKDAGLETSAVGGEEGVKAKKTKKAKKSKGEGSKPSGN; from the exons atgggtgcccttaaggatttagcgaggTCATTTTCTCGATTGACACAAGAGGAGGTAGACCTGTTTTGTCTTGAACATGGTATTGATAAACAGTTTAATCCAACCGCCCCTGCTTGCGATGCTTCCATTGACAAACCGATTCCTGGTTTTATTGCTTTGTATTGTCGGCATTTTGAGTGGTctaatcttcgttaccctttttcgttTTTTGTTCTAAATGTGCTTGAGTATTATCGAGTGTCTTTTGGGCAAGTACATCCGAAaggaatggctagggttttgcactttgaagtgCTGTGTCGTGCTTTAGGTTATGATCCTTCATTGTTGCTCTTTCGGAGGTTCTTCCGGTTAGCcaaaaatggtgattggtttacttttgagaACACAAAGGTTGAAACTTGTCTTGTTTCCTCCATGGTTACGACCCTTGGATCATGGAAGAATacgtttttctgggtttctgaatccatcattcctttcaaaatggtgtggaggcatccggatgctgttctcaacgATCCGGAGCCTTCCGAGTCTGAATTAAATGATGCCtttctttcagccattcgggggtgcccttccAGGGTTCGTCCttttcccgaacatttgttagtgcttttaggggttagtgATATTTGGGCAAAAGTTGATCGGGATCCGGTGTTGATGAGAAATGGCCTTG ttatgtctgctttggacttcaTCAAGAGTGACGATACGTCCGATGTGGTTTTTGAAGATGCTCCGACTGTTCCGGGTGAAAATGTTGTTGTGAGGACCtctgagcaaaggtttgagggctCGGGTTATGTCAGTGTTGAAAATGTGAAGGGTTTTACCAAGTCCAATGTTCCCAAGCCTTCAACTCGCCGGTTATCTCGTCGCTTACTGAAGGCTActcctcaatccacttccactgagccagtggatttgaGTGATGACATCGAGGTTTCTGAGGATCAGGCTGAggcagaggttgagaaggagaaggAATTAGTTGTGCGTGGTAAGAAGGTTCGAGGGAAGAAGGGTGTTGCTACCCCTGTTCAAGAATCGTCGagcagggacgttgaagggttgaaccCTGAGGGCACTTATGTGCCTACTTGGTTGGTTAAGAATGATGACTCTTTTAAGGATGCTGCTGTTTGcgaggatgctcttagtcatcttgctcctccctCCGTTCGTGAAACTATTGCTGAGATGGATGATAACACTATGTTATCTCGCATGGTTTTAACTACTTGCAACCTTGCAGCCATGCTTCCCCAAGGGATTACacgctttcgccaaaggatgcgggagtatgaagatttttctaaaaagaaagacaaaatgaaatcctcccttgcatcgatgaagaaggaagtggctgggtttgcagagaaggaggCAGCTTGGAAGAAGGAGACTGAGGATCTGAAGAAGATGCATGCCACTGAGATGGGTGACTTGAAGAAGAGCTTTGAAGCTAATTTGCTGAAGTTGAAGGCTGACCGAGAGGCCTTGTCTGTCCAACAGaaggcttttcgtgaagaaaaggaGGGGTTGAAGGCTTCTGTTGGTCAGGTGACTGCGGATAATCAGTGGTTGATCGAGCATGGGTTTCAGCAGGTTGTGACTTATCTTTTGCACTCTAAGgaatttaactctgcccttggtgatgtttacacaaaGCTGCTGAACCTGGGGAAGCATCAGGGCCTTACTGCTGGCTATAAACTTCATGAATCTGGGCAACCTTTGGAGAAATCACCCATGtttcgccccgaggcttctgatGTTTTCAAagcttctgttgagcagatggagaggctaacctaccctTACATTCATGAGGTATCTTCCTGTTTTGGcaagcctttgtctgttttacagggaTTGAAGCCTGAAGGGTTGAATGAGaaggtttgtgctgaggttttgggctCTTTGTCAAGGAAGAGGTCCTACTCTGGGGACAGTGATGATACCCTTTCGAGTCTGCCTGAAACCTCGAAAGATGCTGGTTTGGAGACCTCTGCAGTTGGTGGTGAAGAAGGTGTGAAGGCGAAGAAGACCAAGAAAGCCAAAAAGTCTAAGGGTGAAGGTTCTAAACCCTCTGGCAACTGa